From a single Brassica napus cultivar Da-Ae chromosome C9, Da-Ae, whole genome shotgun sequence genomic region:
- the LOC125592692 gene encoding uncharacterized protein LOC125592692 produces MCQKHCPGLLFLSETKNRKLMLQNIQVDLGFNKLFTVEPLGQSGGLALFFMDEFQVVILFSNNRMIEVKAVINEINVYKTFVYGDHVLEKRDQVWERLTHFATTRDGPWFMIGDFNEIRGHHEKEGGKRRSDTSFLSFNQMISDCGMLEFPFSGNQLSWTGKRPNGNVRCRLYRALGNEDWHEKFSHSKVQYLQLKAKVDNLYSDDEATTEKIGAVLKELTETLKAEEKFWKQKSRIFWLREGDLNTMFFHAITRQRKARNKITCLLDSAGNLVEDEEKLVAIATDYFRELFESSNPELIDEALANVTTTISDQINADLMAPVSEWEVKLALFAMHPEKAPGPDGMTALFYQKFWDTVKNDLTRMVNEFLFEDTMANGLNDANICLIPKIDKPNEMPQFRPINLCNVSYKIISKVLCQRLKKVLPDRISETQSAFVAGRQISDNVLIAQEMFHSLRTDPGGRNKRMAIKTDMSKAYDRLEWDFISVVMKNQGKTMGMCVSRASPPVSHLLFADDSLFFCKAEPRECDEVMKVLNTYEKSSGQCINFGKSSLLFGKKIPGNVKETIKTTTGITNEGGMGTYLGIPEDISGSKRKLFVFLKDRLQNRVNGWTGRWLTKGGKEVLIKSILLALPTYVMSTLLLPLEICENLASTIAQFWWSPNLPKRGIHWVKWENLCKPREEGGIGFRLIHEFNLALLGKQLWRLVQNPDSLVSRVLRGKYFRCNTPLRLNMVDRPSYGWRSIMAAKPLMLLGIRQKVHSGNEIRAWEDSWIPTIPARPARPIAPVVHPMMSAHHFMIGEPKTWNLEMLEKYVHPNDTLLIQSLDISQGHQRDKYCWSYTKNGMYTVKSGYWVATNILNREPLEIKKEQSITKLHAFAWKIQAPPKLKHFIWQTISGQLAVTNNLTHRHMRCDNHCPRCGADDETINHAIFECPPALQTCAHATAPTPSTLFPTTSHYANIDYLFWRKNDIEDPELDKDPYPWIIWYIWKAKNDKIFRGIDMDPLETVRHGESECHAWFEANIKQEEQIWLWVDMENLRRNDSAIGSKKPTTKNLTTLFGA; encoded by the exons atgtgtcagaagcattGCCCAGGACTCTTGTTTCTTTCTGAGACGAAGAATAGGAAGCTGatgttgcaaaacattcaggTTGACTTAGGTTTTAATAAATTGTTCACCGTTGAGCCTCTTGGCCAAAGTGGTGGTTTAGCTTTgttttttatggatgaatttcaagttgttattttgttttcgaATAATCGAATGATTGAAGTAAAAGcagtaattaatgaaataaatgtCTACAAGACTTTCGTTTATGGGGACCATGTTCTTGAAAAAAGAGATCAAGTATGGGAACGTCTTACGCATTTTGCCACTACTAGAGATGGTCCATGGTTTATGATTGgcgattttaatgaaataagaGGCCACCATGAGAAAGAAGGTGGCAAGAGACGATCTGATACATCATTTCTCTCTTTCAACCAAATGATCTCGGATTGTGGTATGCTGGAGTTTCCATTTTCTGGGAACCAACTATCATGGACTGGAAAACGTCCCAATGGGAATGTGCGATGTCGCTTATATCGTGCTCTTGGAAATGAAGATTGGCATGAGAAATTCTCACACTCTAAAGTGCAATATCTGC AGCTTAAGGCGAAGGTAGATAATCTTTACTCTGATGATGAGGCAACGACAGAAAAAATAGGAGCAGTGCTCAAGGAACTTACCGAAACTCTTAAGGCTGAGGAAAAATTCTGGAAACAAAAGAGTAGAATCTTCTGGCTGAGAGAGGGAGATTTGAACACAATGTTTTTTCATGCTATTACAAGACAGAGAAAAGCCAGAAATAAGATTACATGTCTCTTGGATTCTGCTGGGAATCTAGTGGAGGATGAAGAAAAATTGGTAGCCATCGCTACTGATTACTTTAGAGAGCTTTTTGAATCTTCCAACCCGGAACTGATTGATGAAGCCCTTGCTAATGTCACAACGACAATCTCTGATCAAATCAATGCGGACCTCATGGCTCCTGTTTCCGAATGGGAAGTAAAATTGGCGTTATTCGCAATGCATCCAGAAAAGGCACCCGGACCTGATGGTATGACAGccttattttaccaaaaattctGGGACACAGTGAAAAATGATTTAACCCGTATGGTTAATGAGTTTCTATTTGAAGATACTATGGCAAATGGCCTAAATGATGCAAATATTTGTCTCATTCCTAAGATAGACAAACCAAATGAAATGCCGCAGTTTCGTCCCATCAATCTTTGTAATGTTAGCTACAAGATTATATCTAAAGTCTTATGCCAAAGACTAAAGAAGGTACTTCCGGATCGGATATCAGAAACtcagtcagcctttgttgctggaAGACAAATATCGGACAATGTACTAATAGCACAGGAGATGTTTCATTCTCTCCGTACAGATCCTGGAGGAAGAAACAAGAGGATGGCAATAAAGACGGACATGAGTAAAGCTTATGATCGATTGGAATGGGACTTCATCAGTGTGGTCATGA agaatcAAGGTAAGACAATGGGGATGTGTGTATCACGCGCTAGTCCCCCGGTATCACACCTTCTCTTCGCTGATGATAGCCtattcttctgtaaggcggagccccgtgaatgcgATGAAGTTATGAAAGTTCTAAACACATATGAGAAATCTTCTGGACAATGCATTAACTTTGGAAAATCTTCCTTGCTCTTTGGTAAGAAGATACCTGGGAATGTGAAAGAAACTATCAAAACTACAACGGGGATTACAAATGAGGGAGGGATGGGGACATATCTTGGTATTCCTGAGGATATTAGCGGATCGAAAAGAAAGTTGTTTGTCTTCTTGAAGGATCGGTTGCAAAATCGTGTAAATGGCTGGACAGGACGTTGGCTGACAAAGGGAGGAAAGGAAGTACTCATAAAGTCTATCCTACTGGCTCTTCCTACTTACGTGATGTCAACACTACTCCTTCCATTAGAGATCTGTGAAAACTTAGCTAGTACCATTGCACAGTTCTGGTGGAGCCCGAACCTTCCCAAAAGGGGTATACATTGGGTTAAATGGGAAAATCTATGTAAACCAAGAGAGGAAGGAGGAATTGGATTCAGATTGATCCATGAATTCAACCTAGCCCTACTAGGCAAACAATTATGGCGCTTGGTACAAAACCCAGATTCTTTGGTATCTAGAGTCCTGAGAGGAAAATACTTCAGATGTAACACACCTTTGCGGCTTAACATGGTAGATAGACCCTCATATGGATGGAGAAGTATAATGGCAGCGAAACCATTGATGCTGTTGGGGATCAGACAGAAGGTTCACTCCGGGAATGAGATTAGAGCTTGGGAAGACAGTTGGATACCAACAATACCAGCAAGACCAGCTAGACCAATAGCACCGGTAGTACATCCAATGATGTCAGCTCATCACTTTATGATTGGGGAGCCAAAAACATGGAACTTGGAGATGCTTGAAAAGTACGTACACCCGAACGACACCCTTCTGATCCAATCTTTGGACATAAGCCAAGGACATCAGCGAGATAAATATTGTTGGAGCTATACTAAGAATGGGATGTACACTGTTAAATCGGGATATTGGGTAGCCACAAACATCCTCAATAGAGAACCATTGGAAATCAAGAAAGAACAGAGCATCACAAAACTCCAtgcctttgcttggaagataCAAGCTCCACCAAAGCTAAAACATTTTATCTGGCAAACAATATCTGGACAATTAGCAGTAACAAATAACTTAACACATCGGCATATGCGATGCGACAATCATTGTCCAAGATGTGGAGCAGATGATGAAACTATAAATCATGCCATCTTTGAGTGTCCCCCAGCATTACAGACATGTGCGCATGCAACAGCTCCAACCCCGTCAACGTTGTTCCCTACCACAAGTCATTATGCGAACATTGATTATCTTTTTTGGAGGAAAAATGACATAGAAGACCCTGAATTGGACAAAGACCCATATCCCTGGattatatggtatatttggaaagcaaAGAATGATAAAATTTTCAGAGGAATAGACATGGACCCCTTGGAAACTGTCCGACATGGTGAATCAGAATGTCATGCTTGGTTCGAAGCAAACATTAAACAAGAGGAacaaatt TGGTTGTGGGTGGACATGGAAAACCTCAGAAGGAACGACTCAGCTATTGGGAGCAAGAAACCAACGACGAAGAATCTCACCACTTTATTCGGAGCTTGA